One Megamonas hypermegale genomic window carries:
- a CDS encoding ABC transporter substrate-binding protein yields the protein MKKLLVLIICLGLLAVTGCTSDTQQSADNSKNASDTTLKIGLMPDIDSIPFIIAEEKGFFKEEGVNVELQHFKSAMDRDSALQSGNLDGGVSDMLAAGFAKDGGFDVKMTSMTDGNYCLVAGTANNVQSIKDMKGQNISVSKNTIIEFVLDQMLMQNQMTEADINKTVIPQIPTRLEMLQNGKLDAAVLPEPMGSIAIKNGCHLINSSEEMQINPGVMVFTNDSLQNKSEEIKAMYRAYNKAVEYLNNTPQEEYMDLVIEKAGLPPATKDALTMPKYHEAALPSKDAWEKSIQWLNQKGLVKETYSYDDMVSDILSK from the coding sequence TTGAAAAAATTATTAGTTTTAATTATTTGTTTAGGCTTGTTAGCTGTTACAGGTTGCACTTCAGATACACAACAAAGTGCAGATAATAGTAAAAATGCAAGTGACACAACATTAAAAATAGGATTGATGCCAGATATTGATTCTATTCCATTTATTATTGCAGAAGAAAAAGGCTTCTTTAAAGAAGAAGGTGTAAATGTAGAACTTCAACATTTTAAAAGTGCTATGGACCGAGATAGCGCACTGCAAAGTGGCAATTTAGATGGCGGTGTATCTGATATGTTAGCAGCGGGATTTGCTAAAGATGGCGGTTTTGATGTGAAGATGACTTCTATGACAGATGGCAATTATTGTTTAGTTGCGGGTACAGCAAATAATGTACAGTCCATTAAAGATATGAAAGGTCAAAATATTTCTGTATCCAAAAATACGATTATAGAATTTGTTTTGGACCAAATGCTCATGCAAAATCAGATGACTGAAGCTGATATAAATAAAACAGTTATTCCACAAATTCCAACGAGATTGGAAATGTTACAAAATGGTAAATTAGATGCAGCTGTACTTCCTGAACCTATGGGCAGTATTGCTATAAAAAATGGTTGTCATTTAATTAATTCTTCTGAAGAAATGCAGATTAATCCAGGTGTAATGGTATTTACAAATGATAGTTTGCAAAATAAATCGGAAGAAATAAAAGCGATGTACAGAGCTTATAATAAAGCTGTTGAATATTTGAATAATACACCACAAGAAGAATACATGGATTTAGTCATTGAAAAAGCAGGACTTCCACCGGCAACAAAAGATGCTTTGACTATGCCAAAATATCATGAAGCAGCTCTTCCTAGTAAAGATGCATGGGAAAAATCTATACAATGGCTCAATCAAAAAGGTTTAGTAAAAGAAACTTATAGTTATGATGATATGGTTAGTGATATTTTAAGCAAATGA